The segment TTGAGTTCAGTTGGTGATGACTGGAGGAAATTGGGTTGGCTGGTGGGAGACTGCTTCCTTTTTGATttcaaacatttacatttttgttgCATTTATGTTAAACTTGGCCATTTTAGGCTGGAATCATTGTAGTGGAAGTATTTTGATGATAAGACTTGGTTGCATTTTAAATATGTCCAGCTCATGTGGTTAGACAATGTTGATTAAGGTCAAAGCTTATAGGTCAAAGGTTATAGTTTGTCATGTTTTTAAATTGGCTGGGTAAGTAAGTCACTCTCATGCTGGcttattgcattttcattcatcatgtttttattgaaagtgatttgcagtgcagtgcagacaTACATGGTCATTTGCGACTAAATCCCTCTGCCTTTCCAAGCATGTGGAATCAGCGGTTATATACACTCAAAAGGCCCACTCTAGTACCTGTGTTTTGGTTTGTCCTTGCTGGGCTACGCTAGCAACATGGCGGCACAACATGGCGGATTCCTTGGAAAGACCTGCTCTTTAAGTTGATATGAAGCACTCATTCTAAGCAGAGGAAAAAACGGTGGCTTGTATGTATAGGTTATTATACTATACACTAATGAAAACACATTTGCAAAGACAGTTTTACAATGACACAAGTTTAGTGTAATTGTTCTACCTTAAGCCTCTAGAGCATGTTACACCTGAAGAGTAAAGACAGAATGTAGGTTACACACTAAGGACACACgcagagttacacacacagaaaaaatgcAGAATGCAAGTTAGACACCCAGAGTCACAGAATTACACACGCAGAGTAATACACTCAGAGTAACAGAATGCAGGTACCACACGCAGAGTAACACACTCAGAGTAACAGAATGCAGGTACCACACGCAGAGTAACACACTCAGAGTAACAGAATGCAGGTTACACACGCAGAGTAACACACTCAGAGTAACAGAATGCAGGTTACACACGCAGATTAACACACTCAGAGTAGGTACCACACGCAGAGTAACACACTCAGAGTAACAGAATGCAGGTTACACACGCAGATTAACACTCAGAGTAACAGAATGCAGGTACCACACGCAGAGTAACACACTCAGAGTAACAGAATGcaggttacacacacagagtaacacACTCAGAGTAACAGAATGAAGGTTACACACGCAGAGTAACACACTCAGAGTAACAGAATGCAGGTACCACACGCAGAGTAACACACTCAGAGTAACAGAATGCAGGTACCACACGCAGAGTAACACACTCAGAGTAACAGAATGCAGGTTACACACGCAGAGTAACAAACTCAGAGTAACAGAATGCAGGTTACACACGCAGATTAACACACTCAGAGTAACAGAATGCAGGTTACACACGCAGATTAACACACTCAGAGTAACAGAATGCAGGTTACACACGCAGAGTAACACACTCAGAGTAACAGAATGCAGGTTACACACTCAGAGTAAAGACAGAATGCAGGTTACACACGCAGAGTAACACACTCAGAGTAACAGAATGCAGGTACCACACGCAGAGTAACACACTCAGAGTAACAGAATGCAGGTACCACACGCAGAGTAACACACTCAGAGTAACAGAATGCAGGTTACACACGCAGAGTAACACACTCAGAGTAACAGAATGCAGGTACCACACGCAGAGTAACACACTCAGAGTAAAGACAGAATGCAGGTACCACACGCAGAGTAACACACTCAGAGTAACAGAATGCAGGTTACACACGCAATTAACACACTCAGAGTAACAGAATGCAggttacacacactcagagtaacAGAATGCAGGTTACACACGCAGAGTAACACACTCAGAGTAACAGAATGCAGGTTACACACGCAGAGTAACACACTCAGAGTAACAGAATGCAGGTTACAGGTTAACACACTCAGAGTAACAGAATGCAGGTTACCACACTCAGAGTAACAGAATGCAGAGTTACACACTCAGAGTAACACACTCAGAGTAACAGAATGCAGGTTACACACGCAGATTAAAGGCAGagatccacccccacccccccttccccccccaCCTCTGCCAGTGATGGCTGTGGTCATTGTCCCAAAGGCCTGATTAGAGGAGCACAGGGACCAGTGTGTCCTGCCTGTCCGTCCACAAAGAATGTGTCTGTGGTCAGCCTGGTGCACTGGAAGAAATCAGGCCCACAATTGCCGCCtttgtctgctcatcctggcaaCAGCTGACGAGCGCCAGCGCCAACCAGCCATGCCgactcgctcgctcactcgcaCCGTAACAGCCAGCCTTGGGGGCCGCCTGGGCCACACTCTCTGGCTGAGAGCACACTCAAAACAGGGTTTTCATTATGGGTTGCAGGCTCGCTGTTGGACTCAGAACATTCTAGTCTTCATGCTCAAATAATTTCCTGTGACTTTGATGTGTGCTTCTGTCATGTTGCTAGGTGCCATATATCAGACCAATGAATGTGGAGCCATGAGGTTTTCATATGTCCTCCAAAACCCCCAAAAAGCTAGATCCAAACTAACAACCTGTAGTTTGGTTCTAGGATACTGACAGTTTCACAGACAAGGGCCAAGTTTCAGGTAATTACATCCATTTTACCAAAGAAAATCCAAAATATTTTCAAATAGACTGATTTAACTGGCTACCTTGGCTTGGCtcactaaatgtacatattCATACCCCCAGAggatagcctgacgagccagacccacatcaacaTGTGGGAACTCACCtttggcagtgctcaatccgaggggcaagataaacggttgtctttcaaattccctctgcatgcaataggatagcgctacaacccATGAGTCCATTGCGTTTTTCCACGAAAATGATGCAGGCCCACATGCCAACATGCCATATAAATTTcgtcatcctcggtgccacagtatagttatttaggaaaaaaccCTCCTTATTtaggttgggggtggggggtaaaaGTCTAgttgcccaccaagtttcatgtgcccTGGTTTTCATGTGCCCTGGTGCCTCGATTCCCGGGACACAGAAACAAAACTTTGATAATCTTGGTGCATAATAATCTTTGTATGGATGGCGATAGAAACATTTGAATGATTCTATTTGTGCTgttttgtgtgagtatgtttctgtgagtgtgtgtatgtatgttgagGTGGTGTGGAAGGTGTGAATCAGCCAGTCACCAGCCTACATAAGAccacagagacaacaaaataaTCTTTCATGgattattagatagatagatagatagatagatagatagatagatagatagatagatagatagatggctAGTCTGTCAACTTTTAAATGAtcattctgtgtttgtgtgtgtgtgttgaggtggtgtGGAGGGTGTGAACATCACCAGCCAGTTGCCTGTGGTGCGGGGGGTGCTGGGGGGGTCGGCCCTGCTCTCTGTCAGCTACACCAGCTCCAGCTCCGACCGGCCAGTCATCAAGTGGCAGCTCAAGCGGGACAAGCCCATCACCGTGGTCCAGTCCATCGGCACCGACGTCATCGGCAGCCTGCGGGCGGAGTACCGCGACCGGATCCAGGTGTTTGAGAACGGGTCGCTGCAGGTACACAACCTACAACAGTCAGACGAGGGGGCATACGAGGTGGAGATCTCCATCACTGATGACACCTTCACCGGGGAGAAACATATCAACCTTACTGTGGACGGTAACATTAACATATTACATCAACAATGGACGGTAATATTAGCTGAGGGCATCAACTTCATTCTGGACTCTAACATTACCTTACTGCATCAACCTCAAAGTTGACGGCAACATTAGCTTATCAGTAATAACCTCAGTGTTGATGCTAAGATTAATTATCCAAGCTCAGCCTCATTTCACCAACAGCACTGGTGACACTAGCATTAGCTCACTGCACCAACGTCACAGTGGTCAAATTGCTCACTACATTGAAGCAACAATAAGGAGTGTGGTTTAGACTAGCatctagcatgctaacaaagttaaaaaaaaaaaaaaaaactttttctaACAGTGGTAAAATTCTGCTTTCCCTCTTTAATTTCACAGTGGGCAGTAATATTATCTCACCACATCAACTTCAACTCGTTTGTTTCTTTCATAGTTTTATGCCCGTAAGTGTTTGTCCCGTTGCCTTTTGTGAAGAGTGTGACCGCTGCATGTCTGCCTGCAGTGCCGGTGTCCCGGCCATACGTGCACATGGTGGCCTCGTCCGTTCTGGAGCTGAGTGAGCTCTTCACCCTCAACTGCTCCCACCAGACCGGCACCAAAGCCTCTTACAGCTGGACCAAGGGCGGCAAGTCACTGGCCAATGACACGCGTCTGCTTCTGTCACATGACCAGCGGCTGCTGACCATCATGCGGGTGCTGATGTCCGATGACGACGTGTACAGCTGCAATGTGGAGAACCCAATCAGCACCATGAGGAGCGCACCTGTGAAACTTACTGTCTaccgtatgtacacacacacacacacacacacacacacacacactgcattactcactcacacacagacacacacacacacactgcattactcatacacacacacacaatttattacttatacacacacgctgtattactcacactcacacacacacacacacacactccaccaccctgtgtgtatatatctacATTTCCTTCAGGATCATTAAAgtattttgtctgtctgtctaactgTCTGTATTTCTTTATTCATATGTTTAGTGCACTGTAGTGAGtggattaatgtgtgtgtgtgtttgtgtgtgtgtgagagagagagagagagagaaaggtgttcTTTGCTTTCTAGCCACTCTGCCCTTTAAGAACGTTTCATAGCAACCCTACTTTCATTTCAACCCTCTCACACCACAAACTCTTTTCATTTCAACCCTAAttgacatccacacacacacacacacacacacactttcttttcacTACAGACCTCGCttacacactttctttttattctaACATCCACAGTCCATCCACTAAAACCATCCCCAaacctagacacacacatacaactctTTTTCACCAAATGTACTCctccaaaagacacacacacacacacagtccttcaGTGTACTGGCCCCAAAGGCTCATATTTTTTCATGTGTTTCATCACTCATCAGTTGTttcatgtgttcaatgtgtTCAAACATTATAACCTGCATATAACCCAGCATAAATGGTTCCActacagacctgtgtgtgtggccaggtcATGTTCAAATCAAACTGGCCTGGTTCAGTCCAAACTCAGTACCGTCACTTTCTTTGGCCTCTAGTGCAGTCTCAAACTCTCGCTGTTTCTCTGATATGGTCCCAAACTGCCGTTTCTCCTTGGCAGGTCGCAGTTCGCTATACATCATTCTGTCCACCGGGGGCATTTTCCTGCTCATCACCctggtgactgtgtgtgcctgctggaAGCCTTCCAAAAAGTAAGACTGCTGACAGTTTtcaaagctacacacacacacacacacacacacacacacacacacacacacacacacacaccattaacaatcacaacatatatcacacacacacacttacacatacacacaccagacagacTTTTCCAGGATTGGACAGAACACCAGTTCTTATTATTGGAGAAGGTCACCATGAACATTCATTAGAGACCAGAAAGCTACAGGCTCCACCTCCCATAGCACTTTGTCCTGCTGTTTAAATGAGCTATATGAAGGTTTTTAGTCTACAACAGCTTACAATGACCACCATGTTGTTTAAAGGTGCTAGTATTTTAGTCtgatacattaaaaaatggCAATTAAAGTGTTTAAATGAGCTATGTGGAGTTTTTTAGTCTACAGTAATCTCTTTCCTGGGTGTTTAAAGGATCAGTTGTTTCATGTGGATATGGAGTTGATTTAGTCTAAAACCTCCACAAAATGAGTTAGAAATAGAGACAGAATGTGAAGAAACAACACATATGGTTGTCCAGATGTCCAGATATCCACTTAAgtaagtgcccttgagcaaggcacctaacccctctctgctccccgagcgccgctgttgttgcacgcagctcactgcgccgggattagtgtgtgcttcacctcactgtgtgttcactgtgtgctgagtgtgtttcgctaattcacggattgggataaatgcagagaccaaatttccttcaagggatcaaaagagtatgtatgtatgtaaaccAGCTAGCGTCGGCCCGGCTCTCTCTTAATACCATGTGGCATTTAATACAATGTAAGTCAATGGAAGAGTACTCTGGGGTCCTTTGAAGGGTTTTAACTAGCGAACTTTGTTGTAGCAAAAGTCTGTCTGTGTCGCAGGCAAAAGATTAAATTTGGGGAAATGAAAAAGAGTCTTCTAGATTCTAGAGCCGACTGGAAATGTTTGAAATTCACATACAACTTTTTACAAATTATTTTTAAGTTTATTTTTGGGGTTTTATGGGTTTTGACTTTATTCGTATAGGACAGTGAAGTGTGACAGGAAgttagtgggagagagagatggggtggaatcaggaaatgacccgggtAGGATATGATGTGCGAGAGCTGGGTGCATTGTATTGTGTTTCCATCATAGTTTCCCATTAAAGTTTACATTTTTATCACAGTCCATTCCTTCATTAGGTGTCCTTTTTAAATTTGATTTCCATTGAGGATGTTACTGCACGCAGACTGGCATTTTGCCAAATTTGTATTAAACAAGATCATTGTAAGCTCTATAAATCACCTGTTTCCGCTCTTGAGAGCCAGAGAGTAGACTGTGAAGACACATGCGGCATGATTTTCTCTCTGAGTTGTGACGCTGCTCTCCTGATCTCACAGAAAGAAGAAGCAGAGGAGGCTAAGACAGGCTGCTGAAGAGAGGATCAGTAATCACGAAGGTGAGacaatactacacacacacacacacacacacacacacacacacacatggagagagagagaggaagcaaagGCAGGCTGCACActactccaaacacacacacacacacaaatacttcacacatacacacacacacacagacaaaagagGCAAAGGCAGGCTACACattactctacacacacaaacacacacacacacatacacacacacagtgatgcagCCAACATACGAGCCCCAGCGTAAGATGAACTTCCCTGTCTAAAGTCTTCTACTTTGCAGTGGACGTAGTGCCCAGGAGGAGTGAGAGGCGGAAGCCCATGGCCCTGTACGTCCTCAACGAGTCGGTGAGTTACAGGTTCTTATCACCAAAATAATATATTCCTTGTATGTGTCATCACCAAAATAACATATCCAATCATAAAGCCTTATATGTGTCGTTGTGACCAGAATGTGACCAGAATAACATCTATTCATAAAGCCTTGTATGTGTCCACCAAAATAACATATCCAATCATAAAGCTTTATATGTGTCGTGACCAGAATGTGACCAGAATAACATCTATTCATAAAgccttgtactgtatgtgtcatcACCAAAATAACATATCCAATCATAAAgccttatactgtatgtgtcgtTGTGACCAGAATAACATCTATTCATAAAGCTTTGTATGTGTCATCACCAAAATAATTTTTACTAAATTATACTGTACCTCTCTCCACCTTAACATCAGTCTGGTTACTAGAAAGATGTTGTCTGTTCACTATAATGGGTTTAATCCATCAAGCCTCTGCACTGTTGAAAATTAGGTTAAACAGATGGGtgtgcacaaatgcacacactcacacacacacacacacacacacacacacacacctatatgcAGGTGTACAtaatatacatgtacatacacatacacacagatagacacacagacagacacacagacacacacacacagacacacacacacacacacacacacacacacacacctctatgcaggtgcatacacacaaacatacatgtacacatactgtatcacatacacacacacataaatattttGATTGTTCTCTAGTAACAAAgtattgtctgtttttgtgtattCTCCCACCTCAGTTCTAaatgtaatttcctgtgtagGAGTATGCTGAGGATGAGCTGGACACCAGCTGTGGCGTTCACCCCTGCGACCCCTCCAGTCTCCCTGGTTACCACGGCACCCTCTCTTCCGCCTCTCAGGTTCCCGACTCCTTGCCCCAGTCCACCAGGAAGTACCCCCGCACCCCTgtgccctctccctccccccccccccacagcaACCCCCCCTCTGCTCCCGGCTCGCCCCCCCAGCTCAGAGGAACGGGGCACAAGTTGCGCTCCCCTGTGGTTACCCCCCCGCCCCCTAACACCGAGGAGCCCCCCCTTACTACCCAGGACACAACCACTCATAACCACCTATGAGCAGGAGTATgcaactcacacatacatataaacacatacatacacctacacatacacacagacacatacataaaatCTGGGGTCAAATTTAGCACCTGCCTATGGCaagccattttaacatttacccgCTAAGTTTGACAAACCGGAATTAACATTGTAGATATCAACAAAAACGAATCTTTCTGACTTCAGTCGTCAATTTAAATGACAATTTTGGATAGTTGGATTATTGTCATTCAAGATATCTGTTCTCTGTCCGTAGGCTAATTTCCCCCCCAACATAATCGGAAGAAGTGGGCTTATTTCCTTATTTCATCTAAAATAACTAAAACTCAGGACACCGTGTGGTTTATTAGACTCTCATGTTATCAACTGGCTTGATCTCTGTTCGTAGCCTACTACGCTACTAAATGCACCAGCACCATCTACAGGAAACTCCATTCATAATGGTGTTGGCTGTAATCGAAAAAATCAAAGCAACATTGAATCATCAATTCTTGCTGCCAGCTCCCGTCTTGCATAGACTGCAGCATTAAAAAGACAATTAAAAACTCCTTCGCCCTCTGGCTGCTCTCATATGGTGCTAATTAGTGCTAATTACAAAGTAAACAGTTAACAGGTGCTATGTGATTTGATGATTTGAACAACAACACGCTCTGCTCCCGCCTAAAGTGGGATCCgtgcctaatttgcatagcaATACAGATATCTCTAACGTCATTTCGCCTAGTCAAAACTCTAATTTAAGATAtctataattacattttgactAGGCAGAATGAAAGTTATAGCTATCTCCAATTTCAGATAATATCTAAAAATGTTACACTATACATATCCAGTCTAGcgggtaaatgttaaaatggcttGCCATACCTGCCAAGCGCATGGCTGGAGAATAATAGCAGCTCCTCCGCCACTTTGGCATGTGAAATACATCTGTTCATCTAGCGGTATCACTATGCTTTGATTTTTGCTGCTACCCTTAAGAAGCTGCCACTATGCTTTGTGAGTGAACTACCCCTCCGCCTATTTCAGTGTTGTACCACAGACTGTGAAAACCTAAACCTAGCAAGATTTATGAATATGTGTCGACTACGCAGCCTaactttaaaggtgcagtcaggtaTTTTAcgcaatttcaagcccataatattttttatgtcacattcagcaatcatcgcCTTACGAATGCTAGCTGGCTGCCCATTCcgtgagtataagtatatatactcttttgatcccgtgagggaaatttggtctctgcatttatcccaatccgtgaattagtgaaacacattcagcacacagtgaacacacagtgaggtgaagcacacactaatcccggcgcagtgagctgcctgcaacaacagcggcactcggggagcagtgaggggctaggtcttgctcaagggcacttcagtaggcccacactgtaaaaaaaacggtctctgtaggcagccaggctctgaaaactggaaacaaacaaagcgGGGCCAGCGTGGAATTTCATGGAAATTCCAGCGTGGAATTTCTCTGAATTCTGAATGTAGCCTAGGAGTGAGATGCCTTTTTGcctgtttggtccttggttaaaaaattttttttttcttctttgcaCAAAAGTGtcatataaacaaataaaacacaaacaaatgctaCTTTCTAcgaaatccctgactgcacaAATGGTTTTCTGTTAAATCTCAcctctagcctagaaatctaggcgcaccctagcggcagaaaatgtcattttcacccagggtagtctagcaactctccattggcacCACACCATTTGGATTTGATTATGAGGTGTCTTTCAACCTTACCTGGAAAGCCAGCCCAAATTTCCTCCAGGGTAAAATGTGCTACCTTACCCCGAATTTTTCCCAGGTAAACTGTCCAGACCACTGGTGTCGAGGAAAGGCAAACAACTTCATGGAGGGGAATCTAATTTCTATAGCGTGATTACTGTGTTAGCGAGAAATATGTTAGCCATTGATCATTGTCAGACATTCATCAGTGTAGGACACTCAAGGAATTTATCAAACACTAGGAACTTAGTATAGGGGCTAATCCTCTTCTCTTCAACTGCAGATGAGTAACAGACACAAGACAGCTTCAGTTCAAGGAGTTGAAGCTTTATTTGGCAACCAACAGTTCAAACTATGCATTTGCTACAAGTCTGCTTGCTCTGCTTTGGTTTAAATGTTCCCATTCCAGCTTCTAACTAATGCATCTGCATTTTCACTTGCCTCCACTCACAAATCTTACAGAATTGTTATTAAAAGAGCCACACCACTTCCATAACAAAACTATGAATG is part of the Alosa alosa isolate M-15738 ecotype Scorff River chromosome 16, AALO_Geno_1.1, whole genome shotgun sequence genome and harbors:
- the hepacama gene encoding hepatic and glial cell adhesion molecule a, giving the protein MKAEREASSRLTHTPAVLHTVSLLLFSLAGGVEGVNITSQLPVVRGVLGGSALLSVSYTSSSSDRPVIKWQLKRDKPITVVQSIGTDVIGSLRAEYRDRIQVFENGSLQVHNLQQSDEGAYEVEISITDDTFTGEKHINLTVDVPVSRPYVHMVASSVLELSELFTLNCSHQTGTKASYSWTKGGKSLANDTRLLLSHDQRLLTIMRVLMSDDDVYSCNVENPISTMRSAPVKLTVYRRSSLYIILSTGGIFLLITLVTVCACWKPSKKKKKQRRLRQAAEERISNHEVDVVPRRSERRKPMALYVLNESEYAEDELDTSCGVHPCDPSSLPGYHGTLSSASQVPDSLPQSTRKYPRTPVPSPSPPPHSNPPSAPGSPPQLRGTGHKLRSPVVTPPPPNTEEPPLTTQDTTTHNHL